One window from the genome of Schistocerca piceifrons isolate TAMUIC-IGC-003096 chromosome 1, iqSchPice1.1, whole genome shotgun sequence encodes:
- the LOC124714919 gene encoding CCHC-type zinc finger nucleic acid binding protein-like, translating into MSSSVCYKCNRTGHFARECPQGGGFSRGGGGGGGRADPKCYKCNGYGHFARECREEQDRCYRCNAVGHISRDCQQNMDGGPTCYNCNKTGHIARECPESNDYGRSRLSCYNCNRTGHIARNCPDGSGGKSCYNCGKAGHISRDCDQDRP; encoded by the coding sequence ATGAGTTCCAGCGTGTGCTACAAATGCAACCGTACAGGACACTTTGCAAGAGAGTGCCCGCAAGGAGGTGGATTTAGCCGCGGTGGAGGAGGCGGCGGTGGGCGAGCTGATCCGAAGTGTTACAAATGTAACGGCTATGGACATTTTGCCCGCGAGTGCCGTGAAGAGCAAGATCGGTGCTACCGGTGCAATGCAGTTGGTCACATCTCAAGAGATTGCCAGCAGAATATGGATGGAGGCCCGACGTGCTACAACTGCAATAAGACGGGGCATATTGCACGAGAATGTCCAGAATCCAATGATTACGGGCGATCAAGACTTTCCTGCTACAACTGCAACCGAACCGGGCACATCGCTCGCAACTGCCCTGATGGATCCGGTGGGAAGAGCTGTTACAACTGTGGCAAGGCCGGCCATATAAGCCGCGACTGTGATCAAGATCGACCCTAA